ACCCGACTACAATAATATATTGATTGTTTCGGAGCCCCAGTAACTCGCAAGTGTATGTCACAGAATAGTTGATGCTCGAATTAAAGATACCTCTACGTTAATGTCCTATAGCAAGCAAGAAGTTGTTGATCGTTGTCAGATTTTATTGGCTCATGCCTGGATGGTACGTACTTTCGTCAAACATAGTGACGAGATCGATGATTTTCCGGAGCTGATGAATATCACTCGTGCTGTGTTCGATACATCAAGGGCTTTGGAAACGCGTGTAGATGATCTTGACGCCTATCTTAAAATGCTGCGAAAAAAAATGAGGAAGCTGCGTCAGGCGACTGATCAATTTGCAGTGGACGCTCCTAACGCTTCATTGCATACTAATTTTCAACAGGCTGTCATTTCAATGAAAGCTTGCACAAAAGAATTGGAAGAATTACTCGAGCAGGTTGAATAACACACGACAATAGTGTTGCTTGCTTTTTGTTCCCACATACTTTTGAGCAACATTAGGTCTTAGTTACTCATCCTTAGTCGCATCGAGGACTGCCAGGAATGCTTTCTGTGGAATCTCGACTTGACCAAATTGTTTAAGACGTTTTTTACCTTCTTTCTGCTTCTCCCACAGTTTTCGTTTTCTGGTAATATCGCCACCATAGCATTTCGCAGTGACATTTTTACGCAATGCTTTAATGGTTTCTCGCGCAATAATCTTTCCACCGATGGCTGCCTGAACCGGGATTTCAAATTGATGTTTCGAGATTTCTTCTTTCAGACGTTTTACTAAAGCACGACCTCTGCGTTCCGATTGTGTGCGGTGGACAATTGTGGAAAGAGCATCGACCTTTTCCGATTTTACGAGGATATCCATTTTCACCAGATCTGCTGGGCGGAATCCAATGATTTCATAATCCATTGTTCCATAACCGCGCGTGGCGCTTTTGAGTCGGTCATACATGTCATACACAATTTCCGCCAAAGGTAATTCATAAA
The Gimesia aquarii DNA segment above includes these coding regions:
- a CDS encoding amidohydrolase, which codes for MSYSKQEVVDRCQILLAHAWMVRTFVKHSDEIDDFPELMNITRAVFDTSRALETRVDDLDAYLKMLRKKMRKLRQATDQFAVDAPNASLHTNFQQAVISMKACTKELEELLEQVE